A single window of Haliotis asinina isolate JCU_RB_2024 chromosome 5, JCU_Hal_asi_v2, whole genome shotgun sequence DNA harbors:
- the LOC137285063 gene encoding glutathione S-transferase 1-1-like: MADAGSQKMKLYYFPRYRSVRNIWLIKEMGVEDDFEFIRYNSVQDYNETVAAYRRDVHPHGTIPALVVPGEGSVLESGAINMYLADRYKKLLPDPKYLKDYYDFIMYGNATLDELIEFFYELWIAKTPFSDEKVKRMTEKFDTCMDYLATTLENREFLCGDKFTAADTVLGFDLFSAALFNNGKLLEKHPKIREGYYTRLQKRPAFQATIAMT; encoded by the exons ATGGCAGATGCTGGCAGTCAGAAAATGAAACTGTACTATTTCCCTAGATACCGCTCCGTCAGAAACATCTGGCTGATCAAAG aaatgggcgtggAGGACGATTTTGAGTTTATCCGCTACAATTCGGTACAAGATTATAACGAAACCGTCGCCGCCTACCGCAGGGACGTCCACCCCCACGGCACTATCCCCGCCCTCGTCGTCCCCGGGGAGGGGTCCGTACTGGAGTCAGGGGCTATCAACATGTACCTGGCGGACAGATATAAGAAACTCCTACCAGACCCCAAGTACCTCAAGGACTATTACGA CTTCATCATGTACGGCAACGCCACCCTGGACGAGCTCATCGAGTTCTTCTACGAGCTGTGGATTGCTAAGACACCCTTCAGCGATGAGAAGGTGAAGAGGATGACAGAGAAGTTTGATACGTGTATGGATTACCTGGCCACGACGCTGGAGAACAGGGAGTTCCTCTGCGGGGACAA GTTTACGGCAGCTGACACAGTGTTGGGCTTTGACCTGTTCTCCGCTGCACTGTTTAATAATGGCAAGCTACTCGAGAAACATCCCAAGATCAGAGAAGGATATTACACTCGCCTTCAAAAGAGACCGGCATTTCAGGCAACAATCGCCATGACCTAA